The proteins below are encoded in one region of Hyalangium gracile:
- a CDS encoding ABC transporter permease subunit/CPBP intramembrane protease, whose translation MRPSIAFTLFRKDLREALRDRRMITLLVIVPLLLYPLLLGLAMLTSGMLSRQSQEKPLKLAVWGPAPALLLEEVAQAERVEWVDRREAVPAQPSPEARALIDARKAQAVLVVTPVPLASGGKNLAVELYFDSGQPGGGLARRRLITVLDAVRLHAVQARFQQAGLAPELAEPLQVKESDYRSTGMWLAWGVPYLLLFALVMSGFYPAIDVTAGEKERGTLQTLLCAPVHPLEVVLGKYGVVSLFTLGGALVNLLGIGLAFLGFAGGTLGRVHVSAGVLVAAFAALIPLGMLVSSMLVAVGVLARTFKEAQNYLTPVLLLVIVAAHGAMMPDVALTPGLALIPFLNMALLLRELLTTGVDVATFSLVFVSTLVWAMAGVLFAARVFESEQVLLSGEKPWRDIFGRKLHRADRLSPGSALLFVVVVLAGSLYTSVLLMRRLPLWGVIAIVQVGLFLVPSVLWVRRSGAELREAFSLRLPTPRGAGALLLLVPGIIGLQVLLNTALRVVSLPGMEEFVRLMDERMKEAAAWPLPLALAVIALAPAICEEAAFRGVVLAGLSRTGSRTVAVVGSALAFGILHMHLVHAVLAAMVGLLLGHVTLRTRSLLAGVLLHLANNATAVLVTRGGVEPAWMSSWMVGLALCAPGLVGLWLLPGASPLEPHEAARPSVPPAPGAPGSTVT comes from the coding sequence GTGCGCCCTTCCATCGCCTTCACCCTCTTCCGCAAGGATCTGCGAGAGGCCCTGCGCGACCGCCGGATGATCACGCTCCTGGTCATCGTCCCGCTGCTGCTCTACCCGCTCCTGCTGGGGCTGGCCATGCTGACGTCCGGCATGCTCTCGCGGCAGTCCCAGGAGAAGCCGCTGAAGCTCGCCGTCTGGGGCCCCGCTCCCGCGCTGCTGCTGGAGGAGGTGGCCCAGGCCGAGCGCGTGGAGTGGGTGGACCGCCGCGAGGCCGTCCCCGCGCAGCCCTCGCCCGAAGCGCGCGCGCTGATCGACGCGCGGAAGGCCCAGGCGGTGCTCGTGGTGACACCCGTGCCGCTGGCGAGCGGCGGGAAGAACCTCGCCGTGGAGCTCTACTTCGACTCGGGGCAGCCCGGAGGAGGGCTCGCCCGCCGGCGGCTGATCACGGTGCTCGACGCGGTGCGCCTCCATGCGGTGCAGGCGCGCTTCCAGCAGGCGGGGCTCGCCCCGGAGCTGGCCGAGCCGCTCCAGGTGAAGGAGTCGGACTACCGCTCCACGGGCATGTGGCTGGCGTGGGGCGTGCCGTACCTGCTCCTGTTCGCCCTGGTGATGTCGGGCTTCTACCCGGCCATCGACGTCACCGCGGGCGAGAAGGAGCGCGGGACGCTCCAGACGCTGCTGTGCGCGCCGGTGCACCCGCTGGAGGTGGTGCTGGGCAAGTACGGCGTGGTGAGCCTCTTCACGCTGGGCGGCGCCCTGGTGAACCTGCTGGGCATCGGGCTGGCCTTCCTGGGGTTCGCGGGCGGAACGCTGGGGCGCGTGCACGTGAGCGCGGGCGTGCTCGTGGCGGCCTTCGCGGCGCTCATCCCGTTGGGGATGCTGGTGAGCTCCATGCTCGTCGCGGTGGGCGTGCTGGCACGCACCTTCAAGGAAGCCCAGAACTACCTCACGCCCGTGCTGCTGCTGGTCATCGTCGCCGCCCATGGAGCCATGATGCCGGACGTGGCGCTGACGCCCGGGCTCGCGCTCATCCCCTTCCTCAACATGGCCCTGCTGCTGCGGGAATTGCTCACCACGGGAGTGGACGTGGCCACCTTCTCGCTGGTCTTCGTCAGCACCCTGGTCTGGGCGATGGCGGGGGTCCTCTTCGCGGCCCGCGTCTTCGAGAGCGAGCAGGTGCTGCTGTCCGGAGAGAAGCCCTGGCGCGACATCTTCGGCCGGAAGCTGCACCGGGCAGACCGCCTGTCCCCCGGCAGCGCCCTGCTCTTCGTCGTCGTGGTGCTGGCGGGCTCTCTCTATACGAGTGTGCTGCTGATGCGGCGGCTGCCACTGTGGGGTGTCATCGCCATCGTGCAGGTGGGCCTGTTCCTGGTGCCCTCGGTCCTGTGGGTGCGACGCTCGGGAGCGGAGCTGCGTGAGGCCTTCTCGCTGCGGCTCCCCACACCGCGCGGCGCGGGGGCGCTCCTGCTGCTCGTGCCCGGCATCATCGGCCTGCAGGTGCTGCTGAACACGGCGCTCCGGGTCGTCTCGCTCCCGGGCATGGAAGAGTTCGTCCGCCTCATGGACGAGCGGATGAAGGAAGCCGCCGCCTGGCCCCTGCCGCTGGCGCTGGCGGTGATCGCGCTGGCCCCCGCCATCTGCGAGGAGGCAGCCTTCCGCGGCGTGGTGCTGGCGGGGCTGTCTCGCACGGGCTCACGCACGGTGGCGGTGGTGGGCAGCGCGCTCGCCTTCGGCATCCTCCACATGCACCTGGTGCACGCCGTCCTCGCCGCGATGGTCGGCCTCCTCCTGGGACATGTGACCCTGAGGACGCGCTCGCTGCTGGCCGGCGTGCTCCTCCACCTCGCCAACAACGCCACCGCCGTGCTCGTCACTCGGGGCGGCGTGGAGCCGGCCTGGATGAGCTCGTGGATGGTGGGGCTCGCGCTGTGCGCGCCGGGCCTCGTGGGGCTGTGGCTGCTGCCAGGAGCCTCCCCGCTGGAGCCTCACGAAGCCGCCAGGCCCTCGGTGCCCCCTGCGCCGGGAGCGCCAGGCTCGACTGTGACGTAG
- a CDS encoding DUF4112 domain-containing protein, giving the protein MSPPPASVNPPTSPAALEHVRRLAHQLDTSIRLPGGFRIGWEAVLGLVPGVGDGLGALLSAYIVVQAVRMGASREVLLRMLGNVAIEALIGAVPFLGDVFDAAWKANVRNVRLLEQHLEAPGSARRASRAWVVGVVVLLVALLSLGVALAVLTLSAIASLGSPR; this is encoded by the coding sequence ATGAGCCCACCGCCTGCATCCGTGAATCCTCCCACCTCCCCCGCCGCGCTCGAGCACGTGCGGCGCCTGGCCCATCAGCTGGACACCTCCATCCGCCTGCCAGGTGGCTTCCGCATCGGTTGGGAGGCGGTGCTGGGGCTGGTGCCGGGCGTGGGCGACGGGCTGGGCGCCCTGCTCTCCGCCTATATCGTCGTGCAGGCGGTGCGCATGGGGGCCTCGCGCGAGGTGCTGCTGCGCATGCTCGGCAACGTGGCGATCGAGGCGCTCATCGGCGCGGTGCCCTTCCTGGGCGACGTCTTCGACGCGGCCTGGAAGGCCAACGTGCGCAACGTGCGGCTGCTCGAGCAGCACCTGGAGGCCCCGGGTTCCGCTCGCCGTGCCAGCCGGGCCTGGGTCGTCGGCGTCGTCGTGCTGCTGGTGGCGCTGCTGTCGCTGGGCGTGGCGCTGGCCGTGCTCACCTTGAGCGCCATCGCCTCCCTGGGCAGCCCGCGCTGA